The Terriglobales bacterium genome segment AATGACGGCAAGCTACTGTTCAGCAACGTGGAGTAGGCCATCCTGACCCGGATCATCCCAACCCGGTGGATGCGGGCGGCGGCGGCGGCGCTCTTCCTGGCTGCTCTTGCTTCCTCGCCTGCCTTTGCGGCGGCAAGAAACAAAGCTGCCAGCCGCCAGCGCGCGCAAGCACAGTTCGAAAAGGCCGAGGAGTTGCGGAAGGCGCTGAGCGCGAAGCCCACGGCCGAGCGCAAGCGGCTGGATTACCAGCGGGCTGTCTCCGCCTTCTGGCAGGTCTATCGCATCTCTCCGGCCTCTCCCCGGGCGAATGAGGCGCTGTGGGTCATGGCCGAGCTCAAGACGGACATGGGGCGCATCTTCGGCGACCGGCCGACGCTGGAAGCGGCCATCGAACAGTACGAGTTCCTGCGCCGTGAGTATCCCGGGAGCCGCTATCGCTTCGAGGCGCTGCTGCGCGAAGGGCAGGTGTACCGGCACGACCTCGACGATGTGGCCAGAGCCAAAGCCACGTTCGAGGACTTCCTGAAGCGCTACCCGTCGCATCCCCTGGCCAAGGATGCCCAGACTGAATTGGAAGAGCTGCGCGCGGGAGCTACCCGGCCCAAGTCCGCCCCCAAGCCCCAACAGCAAACCAAGCCGGCTGAGGCTGCCCTGGTGGAAGCCTCGCTAGGCGAGCCGCCACTCGCTCCGGACACGGAAAGGGAACGCAAGGGGCGGGTCATGGTGACCAACATCCGCCACTGGTCCACGCCCGACTACACGCGCGTCGCCATCGACCTGGATCAGGAGGTGAAGTACGAGGCCGGCCGGGTCGGCAACCCGGACCGCATCTTCTTCGACCTGCACAATGCCCAGCTGGCGCCCGAACTCCTGAACAAGTCGCTGGAGATCGCCGCCGACGGATTCCTGCAGAAGGTGCGCGTAGGGCAGTTCCAGAAGGGCATCACCCGAGTGGTGCTGGAGGTGAACGGAGTCTCGCAATACTCCGCGTTCTTCCTGCCCAATCCCTACCGCCTGGTCATTGACGTTCACGGCAAGCGGCTTACGGAAACGCAGGTGGCGGCCAAGCCGCCAACACCGGCCCGGGCGACACCGGCTCCCTCGACAACGCAGGAGAAGAACAAGCCCGTGACGGTTGAGATTGCCAAGGCGGCGCCGCCGACCGCGAATCCGGCAACCACCGCCGAGAAGGAAAAGGAGATCAAGGCGACGACTAAGCCCACCACGGGTCCTGTATATGACTCAGTGGCTTCCCGGACATCGCCGAAGGAATCCAAGGAGGCAAAAATCGCGAAGGCGGCGGCGGAGACGCCCGCCGTTGTGGGTCGCCCGGCCAAGCCCAATGCCAGCGGAGAAACCTCGCTGACTCGGGCGCTGGGGCTGAAGATCGGCAGAATCGTCATCGACGCCGGACACGGCGGGCACGATACCGGCACCATCGGCCGCAAGGGGTTGGCGGAGAAAGACCTGGTGCTCGACCTGGCCTTGCGATTGGGGCGACTGCTGGAGGACCGCCTGGGCGCCGAAGTCATTTACACGCGAACGGAGGATGTGTTCGTTCCGCTGGAGAACCGCACCGCCATCGCCAACAAGGCGCAGGCGGACTTGTTCCTGTCCATCCACGCGAACTCCAGCCGCGACCGCACGGCGCGCGGAGTCGAAACCTACTATTTGAATTTCACCTCCTCGGCGGACGCGTTGGAAGTGGCGGCGCGGGAGAACGCCGTCTCCGAGGCCTCCATCCACGAACTGCAGGACCTGGTGAAGAAAATCACACTCACCGAGAAGATCGAGGAATCGCGCGAGTTCGCTGCGGCGGTGCAGCAGTCTCTGGCGCTCCAGGCGAAGAAAAACGCAGGCATGCGCAGCCGGGGTGTGAAGAAGGCGCCCTTTGTGGTGCTGATCGGCGCCAACATGCCTTCCATCCTGGCTGAGGTGTCATTCCTCAGCAATCCCACCGACGAGAAGAATCTGAACAAGTCGCAATACCGCCAGCGCCTGGCCGAAGCGCTTCTTCACGGCGTCTCCACCTACGCCGAGGGCCTGAGCGGAGTCAAGCTGGCTTCCAAAAGCAACACCGCCGCGCCCTAGGCCTTATCGCCTGCTGAAAGCGTAGAATCAAGGTTGAAGGCCCGGTGTCTAACATTTCGAGCGACCCGGGAACCGTTGGCCCGTCATGATTCGCCGCTTCCTCATCCTGACCTTGCTGGCGCTGTCGGCCGGGGCAACCGCACAGACGGCGCCGTTGCTGCCGGATTCGTTCGCCGGCTGGCAGAAGCAGACTCCCTCACAAAAGAGCACGCAGGCACAGACAGCCGATGCCACCCAGCCGGAATTGCTGACCGAGTTCGGGTTCACCGACTTCGAGGCCGCCCGGTACGCCCGCGGCGACCGCAGTTTCGAGGTCCGCGCCGCGCGTTTCCGTGATTCCAGCGGCGCCTACGGGGCCTTCACCTTTTACCGCCCGCCGGAGATGCAGCAGGAAGAACTGGGGGACCTGGGTGGATCGTCCGGCCAGCAGGTGCTCTTCTATCGCGGCAACATACTGGTCACTGCTGTTCTTGACCGCGTGACCGCCATGTCCGCCGCGGAGTTACGCACACTGGCGGAAGCCCTGCCGCAAGCGGCGTCACGCGAGGGAACAGCGGCGCCCTCCCTGCCCGGGTACTTGCCGCACACGTCCGCGGTCAGGAACTCAGGCCGATACGTCCTTGGTCCCGCCGGCTGGGCGAAATCCGGCCTGCCGCTCCCGACAGAGATTCTGGACTTCAGTTCCAACCCGGAGATAGCTCTGGCGCGCTACAAGACTACGGCCGGAGAAGCCACGCTCGCGGTCGTCTCTTATCCAACTCCGCAAATCGCTGCCGTAAGGCTGAAGGCGTTGGAAGCGCTAAGGCTCGCACGGCCGGACTTGGTGCTTAACGCCAAGCGCAGCGGGCCGCTGGTAGCCGTGGTCGCAGGTGTGGCCCCGAGCGATGCGCAACCCCTGCTGGACGCAGTGAACTATGACGCCGACGTCACCTGGAACGAGAACACCTTCCTTGCTCCGCGCGACAACATCGGCAATCTGCTGTTGGCTGTGTTTGTCCTGATCGGCTTCATTCTGCTGTTTGCCTTTGTCGCCGGTGTGGCCTTCGGCGGCGTACGCATCTTCGTGAAGCGCCTGTTCCCCGGCAGGGTCTTTGACCGGCCGCAGGAAGTCGAGATCATCCGACTGAACCTGGGTGAGCAACGTAAGCCCTTGGACGGACGAGGGTTAGAGGAGTCAAAAGCGCCCGGAATGACGGATTTTGTCACTTCTTCGGAAAACCGGCCTACATCATAAGTTATTGAAAATAAAAGCACTTATTATCAAGAATTTGCTTGACACCCCGCAATCGCCAAACATAAGATTTTTGCCAGAAAAGTTTTGGCGGCTTGTCCGTCGGAACTATTCTCCCTTAGAGAGGGCCGCCTGGTTGCCGGGCGGCCTTTTCGTTTTCGTGACGAAGTCAGCAAGCAGCGAACTGGGCGTGCGGTGAAATGTCCATGACGATCCGGCGCTGGCGTTGCGCCGGTGTGGCTGTTTGCTGGATGCTGAGTGCTGGGAGTGGAGCCGACGATCGGA includes the following:
- a CDS encoding N-acetylmuramoyl-L-alanine amidase, whose translation is MRAAAAALFLAALASSPAFAAARNKAASRQRAQAQFEKAEELRKALSAKPTAERKRLDYQRAVSAFWQVYRISPASPRANEALWVMAELKTDMGRIFGDRPTLEAAIEQYEFLRREYPGSRYRFEALLREGQVYRHDLDDVARAKATFEDFLKRYPSHPLAKDAQTELEELRAGATRPKSAPKPQQQTKPAEAALVEASLGEPPLAPDTERERKGRVMVTNIRHWSTPDYTRVAIDLDQEVKYEAGRVGNPDRIFFDLHNAQLAPELLNKSLEIAADGFLQKVRVGQFQKGITRVVLEVNGVSQYSAFFLPNPYRLVIDVHGKRLTETQVAAKPPTPARATPAPSTTQEKNKPVTVEIAKAAPPTANPATTAEKEKEIKATTKPTTGPVYDSVASRTSPKESKEAKIAKAAAETPAVVGRPAKPNASGETSLTRALGLKIGRIVIDAGHGGHDTGTIGRKGLAEKDLVLDLALRLGRLLEDRLGAEVIYTRTEDVFVPLENRTAIANKAQADLFLSIHANSSRDRTARGVETYYLNFTSSADALEVAARENAVSEASIHELQDLVKKITLTEKIEESREFAAAVQQSLALQAKKNAGMRSRGVKKAPFVVLIGANMPSILAEVSFLSNPTDEKNLNKSQYRQRLAEALLHGVSTYAEGLSGVKLASKSNTAAP
- a CDS encoding DUF6599 family protein, whose amino-acid sequence is MIRRFLILTLLALSAGATAQTAPLLPDSFAGWQKQTPSQKSTQAQTADATQPELLTEFGFTDFEAARYARGDRSFEVRAARFRDSSGAYGAFTFYRPPEMQQEELGDLGGSSGQQVLFYRGNILVTAVLDRVTAMSAAELRTLAEALPQAASREGTAAPSLPGYLPHTSAVRNSGRYVLGPAGWAKSGLPLPTEILDFSSNPEIALARYKTTAGEATLAVVSYPTPQIAAVRLKALEALRLARPDLVLNAKRSGPLVAVVAGVAPSDAQPLLDAVNYDADVTWNENTFLAPRDNIGNLLLAVFVLIGFILLFAFVAGVAFGGVRIFVKRLFPGRVFDRPQEVEIIRLNLGEQRKPLDGRGLEESKAPGMTDFVTSSENRPTS